One Campylobacter concisus DNA window includes the following coding sequences:
- a CDS encoding anthranilate synthase component I family protein: MLLEQPLFYYEAIREKFKNSYLAEDKTQTIIGIDCEYIDEKDMDFYGLRSYFDTNRNRSLAPFAGLFGVFAYDGVRYFEYIGEEKAKKYEFPKFIYADAKAYLHFDKMSKIYTFYGDKERYYDFLLNLKAEHKGEKDCEFSIKTDLSSEKKHFEDMVEVAKEYIRSGDVFQVVLGELLEISTNMSSLDFYKKLANANPSPYMFHFPTPYGDVVGSSPELVFEMKSEQIFVAPIAGTRPRGGDANADVALENELLSDEKELAEHKMLIDLARNDIGRVSEPKSVGVKNAMHIQKFEKVMHIVSDVYGKCARELNLFDVLASIFPAGTLSGAPKIRAMQIINELEIFERNIYGGGIGFLHFNGDAQVAILIRSAIFVPAKNGFSDVFVGAGAGIVYDSKSEKEYAEICHKRASVVNVFKNSAKEV; this comes from the coding sequence ATGCTCTTAGAACAACCACTTTTTTATTATGAAGCGATCAGAGAGAAATTTAAAAATAGCTACCTTGCTGAAGACAAGACGCAAACGATAATCGGCATCGACTGCGAATATATCGACGAAAAAGATATGGACTTTTACGGACTTAGAAGCTACTTTGATACTAACCGTAACAGATCACTCGCACCTTTTGCTGGACTTTTTGGCGTCTTTGCATATGACGGCGTGAGATACTTTGAGTATATCGGCGAAGAGAAGGCTAAAAAGTATGAATTTCCAAAATTTATCTACGCTGACGCAAAAGCATATCTGCACTTTGATAAGATGAGTAAAATTTACACTTTTTATGGAGATAAAGAGAGGTATTATGACTTCTTACTAAATTTAAAGGCAGAGCATAAGGGCGAAAAAGATTGTGAGTTTAGCATAAAAACTGATCTTAGTAGCGAAAAGAAACACTTTGAGGATATGGTTGAGGTGGCAAAAGAGTACATAAGAAGTGGCGACGTCTTTCAGGTGGTGCTTGGAGAGCTACTTGAAATTTCAACAAATATGAGCAGTTTGGACTTTTACAAAAAGCTAGCTAACGCAAATCCTAGCCCATATATGTTTCATTTTCCTACGCCTTATGGTGATGTGGTCGGCTCGTCGCCTGAGCTTGTTTTTGAGATGAAAAGCGAGCAAATTTTTGTAGCACCGATCGCAGGCACAAGACCAAGAGGCGGCGATGCAAACGCTGATGTGGCGCTTGAAAATGAGCTACTAAGCGACGAAAAGGAGCTAGCTGAACATAAGATGCTAATCGATCTTGCTAGAAATGATATCGGCAGAGTCTCAGAGCCAAAGAGCGTGGGGGTAAAAAATGCGATGCATATCCAGAAATTTGAAAAAGTGATGCACATCGTGAGCGACGTCTATGGCAAGTGCGCTAGGGAGCTTAACCTTTTTGACGTGCTAGCTAGCATCTTCCCAGCTGGCACGCTAAGTGGTGCGCCAAAAATCAGAGCGATGCAGATAATTAATGAGCTTGAAATTTTTGAGCGAAATATCTATGGCGGGGGCATTGGATTTTTGCATTTTAATGGCGATGCTCAGGTTGCTATCCTTATCCGTTCAGCCATCTTTGTGCCAGCAAAAAACGGCTTTAGCGACGTCTTTGTCGGAGCTGGAGCTGGCATAGTCTATGACTCAAAGAGCGAAAAAGAGTATGCTGAAATTTGCCACAAACGAGCCAGTGTGGTAAATGTCTTTAAAAACAGCGCAAAAGAGGTTTAA
- a CDS encoding sulfite exporter TauE/SafE family protein, protein MLFVELFIIGIGVGYIAGFFGIGGGTVVVPIMVAFGYDVKTAIGISVMQMIFSATFGSYLNYKAGLLKLNRGVFLGLGGLVGASFSGIIVSHAPALLLESMLLATFVFSLVKLYFSPNSDGSNANNSLFLLFLVGVFVGVFAISIGIGGGVFIAPILVGFLRYELKKAVSMGVFFVMFAAIAGFISLSLNGHISYAEGTFLGLGSLIGAYFGTKKTQHTDKKTLKKWFLVFYIAMICLILKDMFFE, encoded by the coding sequence ATGCTTTTTGTAGAACTATTTATAATCGGTATCGGCGTTGGTTACATCGCTGGGTTTTTTGGCATCGGTGGCGGCACGGTCGTCGTTCCTATCATGGTCGCCTTTGGATACGACGTGAAAACAGCCATTGGCATAAGCGTCATGCAGATGATCTTTAGCGCGACGTTTGGCTCATATCTAAACTACAAAGCTGGGCTTTTAAAGCTAAATCGTGGCGTCTTTTTGGGGCTTGGAGGCTTGGTTGGAGCTAGCTTTAGTGGCATCATCGTATCGCACGCGCCTGCACTTTTACTTGAGTCTATGCTACTTGCGACATTTGTCTTTTCGCTTGTAAAACTATACTTTTCGCCAAACAGCGACGGCTCAAATGCGAATAATTCGCTCTTTTTGCTATTTTTAGTTGGCGTTTTTGTTGGCGTTTTTGCCATTAGCATCGGCATCGGCGGAGGCGTCTTTATCGCTCCTATCTTGGTTGGCTTTTTACGTTATGAGCTTAAAAAAGCCGTTTCTATGGGTGTATTTTTCGTTATGTTTGCAGCCATTGCTGGCTTCATCTCACTCTCACTAAATGGTCACATCTCATACGCTGAGGGCACATTTTTAGGTCTTGGCTCGCTAATAGGCGCATACTTTGGCACCAAAAAGACGCAACATACCGACAAAAAAACACTTAAAAAATGGTTTTTGGTCTTTTACATAGCGATGATATGTTTGATATTAAAAGATATGTTTTTTGAGTAA
- a CDS encoding Fur family transcriptional regulator, whose amino-acid sequence MQYVSLLKQSGLKVTPQRLSVLRILDRHTHPTIDELYDEILKENPSVSLATVYKNLNTLKDEGLVVEVNIVNQKARYDIYEHPHIHVVCENCGSVEDMSYDDSELGKYQEALEKKIGNIIERLNIVASVKSCKHCR is encoded by the coding sequence ATGCAATATGTATCGTTGCTAAAACAGTCTGGGCTTAAAGTAACGCCGCAGCGTCTTAGCGTTTTGAGAATTCTTGATCGTCACACACATCCAACGATCGATGAGCTTTATGATGAAATTTTGAAAGAAAATCCATCAGTTTCGCTCGCAACAGTCTATAAAAACCTAAACACTCTAAAAGACGAGGGGTTAGTGGTTGAAGTAAATATCGTCAATCAAAAGGCGAGATACGACATTTACGAGCATCCACACATCCACGTGGTTTGCGAAAACTGCGGTAGCGTCGAGGATATGAGCTATGATGACTCAGAGCTTGGCAAATACCAAGAAGCGCTTGAAAAAAAGATCGGTAACATCATCGAGCGCCTAAATATCGTTGCTAGCGTAAAAAGCTGTAAACACTGCCGATAA
- the serC gene encoding phosphoserine transaminase, with product MSRKINFSAGPSAIPLDVLEHAKAEFTDYRGEGYSIMEISHRSKTFEEIHFGAMEKIRKLYGIGDEYEILFLQGGAHLQFSMIPMNLYQGGRAEYANTGVWTNKAIKEAKVLGVNVDVVASSEDENFSYIPEFKFSDDADYAYICSNNTIYGTQYKAMPKTKSPLVVDASSDFFARPLDFSSIGLLYGGAQKNAGPSGVTIVILRKDLVDRVSSQNVPMFLRYKTHVEANSLYNTPPTFGIYLLNLTMQHLLDLGGLAKVEKINAKKASTLYDIIDSSNGFYVGHAKKSSRSDMNVSFTIPKDHALEPVFVEEALKEGMLGLKGHRHLGGIRASIYNAVSQSDVEKLGEFMREFARKHS from the coding sequence ATGAGTAGAAAAATCAACTTTAGCGCAGGCCCAAGCGCGATACCATTAGATGTTTTAGAGCACGCAAAGGCCGAATTTACCGACTACAGAGGCGAGGGCTACTCGATCATGGAGATCAGCCACAGAAGCAAGACCTTTGAGGAGATCCACTTTGGAGCGATGGAGAAGATAAGAAAGCTTTACGGCATCGGCGATGAGTATGAAATTTTATTTTTGCAAGGCGGCGCACACTTGCAATTTAGCATGATACCGATGAATTTATATCAAGGTGGCAGGGCCGAGTATGCAAACACTGGCGTTTGGACAAACAAAGCCATCAAAGAGGCAAAAGTACTTGGCGTAAATGTGGATGTCGTCGCAAGCAGCGAGGATGAAAATTTCTCTTACATACCTGAGTTTAAATTTAGCGATGACGCCGACTACGCCTACATCTGCTCAAATAACACGATTTATGGCACGCAGTATAAGGCTATGCCAAAGACCAAATCGCCCCTTGTTGTCGATGCTTCGAGCGATTTTTTTGCTAGACCGCTTGATTTTAGCAGTATCGGCTTGCTCTACGGCGGCGCTCAGAAAAATGCAGGCCCAAGCGGCGTGACTATCGTCATTTTAAGAAAAGACCTAGTTGATCGCGTGAGTAGCCAAAATGTCCCTATGTTTTTGCGCTACAAAACGCACGTAGAGGCAAACTCACTTTACAACACACCGCCAACTTTTGGAATTTATCTCTTAAATTTAACCATGCAGCACCTGCTAGATCTTGGCGGACTTGCCAAGGTTGAGAAGATAAATGCCAAAAAAGCAAGCACACTTTATGACATCATAGACAGCTCAAATGGCTTTTACGTGGGTCACGCTAAAAAATCAAGCAGGTCAGACATGAACGTGAGCTTTACGATACCAAAAGATCATGCGCTTGAGCCAGTTTTCGTCGAAGAAGCGCTAAAAGAGGGCATGCTAGGGCTAAAAGGTCACAGACATCTTGGCGGCATAAGAGCCTCTATCTATAACGCCGTTAGTCAAAGCGACGTTGAGAAACTTGGCGAGTTCATGAGAGAATTTGCTAGAAAGCACAGCTGA
- the ychF gene encoding redox-regulated ATPase YchF, which produces MGLSVGIVGLPNVGKSTTFNALTKAQNAESANYPFCTIEPNKAIVPVPDKRLNELAKIVSPNKIQYSTIEFVDIAGLVKGASSGEGLGNKFLSNIRETELILHIVRCFEDENITHVEGSVDPVRDIEIIQTELILADIEQLNKKIEKLTREAKANAKGAKEALEIANLLLAHLNEGKSASSFEQRDSEAFLALNKELRLLSAKEVVYGANVDEEGLSEDNKFVKALKEYAKASNHEVIKLCAKVEEELIGLSDEEAHEFLASLGTSESGLEKIIKTSFAKLNLISYFTAGVVEVRAWTITNGWKAPKAASVIHNDFERGFIRAEVISYDDYITHGGENGAKEAGKMRLEGKDYIVQDGDVMHFRFNV; this is translated from the coding sequence ATGGGACTTTCAGTTGGAATAGTAGGCCTACCAAATGTGGGCAAATCAACGACATTTAACGCACTTACAAAGGCGCAAAACGCCGAAAGTGCGAACTATCCGTTTTGCACTATCGAGCCAAACAAAGCCATCGTGCCAGTGCCTGATAAGCGTCTAAATGAACTTGCAAAGATAGTAAGTCCTAATAAAATTCAATATTCAACCATCGAATTTGTTGATATCGCAGGCCTTGTAAAAGGGGCAAGTTCTGGCGAGGGACTTGGCAATAAATTTCTATCAAACATCAGAGAGACCGAGCTTATTTTGCATATCGTTCGCTGCTTTGAGGATGAGAACATCACTCACGTCGAGGGTAGCGTCGATCCAGTAAGAGACATCGAGATCATCCAAACCGAGCTGATACTAGCTGATATCGAGCAGCTAAATAAAAAGATAGAAAAGCTCACAAGAGAGGCGAAAGCAAACGCAAAAGGCGCAAAAGAGGCACTTGAGATAGCAAATTTACTCCTTGCTCACTTAAATGAAGGCAAAAGTGCAAGTAGCTTTGAGCAAAGAGATAGTGAGGCATTTTTGGCACTCAACAAAGAGCTAAGACTTCTAAGCGCAAAAGAGGTAGTTTATGGCGCAAATGTCGATGAAGAGGGGCTTAGCGAAGATAATAAATTTGTAAAAGCACTAAAAGAGTATGCTAAAGCTTCAAACCACGAGGTGATCAAGCTTTGTGCTAAGGTCGAAGAGGAGCTAATAGGCCTAAGCGATGAGGAGGCACACGAGTTTTTGGCATCTCTTGGCACGAGTGAGAGCGGCCTTGAAAAGATCATCAAAACGTCTTTTGCTAAGCTAAATTTAATAAGTTATTTTACTGCTGGCGTCGTTGAAGTAAGGGCTTGGACGATCACAAATGGCTGGAAAGCACCAAAAGCAGCAAGCGTCATCCACAACGACTTTGAGAGGGGCTTTATCAGAGCTGAAGTGATAAGCTATGATGACTACATCACACATGGCGGAGAAAACGGAGCCAAAGAGGCTGGCAAGATGAGACTTGAGGGCAAAGACTACATCGTTCAAGATGGCGACGTGATGCACTTTAGGTTTAATGTCTAA
- the xseA gene encoding exodeoxyribonuclease VII large subunit, translating into MLSVSELNEKAKALLEATLDYVEVSGEISRLTKHASGHWYFTLKDEKSSISAVMYRMNNQKVKFLPKEGLKVKIYGKVTIYSPSGSYQLVASAMLPDGEGELELAFRQLKEKLENEGLFDISAKKEIPNLPKKIALVTSATSAALQDMLKVVKSRWRLSEIYIFDALTQGESAPSSLIKALRRADKYGVDVIVLARGGGSKEDLWCFNDEGLAREIYATKTPVISAIGHEIDYVISDFVADRRSLTPSAAMLDLLPDEEAFFQYLDRLSDDLDSALNLKITKKQNLLNLLLSKFSSNALKARIELKFSEVANKQNALTNAVQRKLLLLSSALGSLEKAYEMRELFFESTKGLIEVRKDGKRADLRDLNLNDEIELISQNTHKKAIIKE; encoded by the coding sequence ATGCTTAGCGTATCTGAGCTAAACGAAAAAGCAAAGGCACTGCTTGAAGCGACACTTGACTACGTCGAGGTAAGTGGCGAAATTTCGCGCCTTACTAAGCACGCCTCTGGGCACTGGTACTTCACGCTAAAGGATGAAAAGTCAAGTATCTCAGCTGTGATGTACCGCATGAATAACCAAAAGGTGAAATTCCTGCCAAAAGAGGGTTTGAAGGTCAAAATTTATGGCAAAGTGACCATCTATTCGCCAAGTGGGTCGTATCAGCTAGTGGCTAGCGCGATGCTGCCTGATGGCGAGGGCGAGCTTGAGCTTGCGTTTAGACAGCTTAAAGAAAAGCTCGAAAATGAGGGGCTTTTTGACATCAGCGCAAAAAAAGAGATACCAAATTTACCTAAGAAAATAGCCCTTGTCACAAGCGCCACTTCAGCTGCACTTCAGGATATGCTAAAGGTAGTAAAGAGCCGCTGGAGGCTAAGTGAAATTTATATATTTGACGCACTAACACAGGGCGAAAGTGCTCCAAGCTCGCTTATAAAAGCCTTGCGCAGAGCCGATAAATACGGCGTTGATGTGATCGTTTTAGCTAGAGGAGGCGGCAGCAAAGAGGATCTTTGGTGCTTTAACGACGAGGGCTTAGCTCGCGAAATTTACGCTACAAAAACGCCAGTCATAAGCGCTATCGGACATGAGATCGACTATGTTATAAGTGACTTTGTAGCAGACCGCAGATCGCTTACGCCAAGTGCAGCCATGCTTGATCTGTTGCCTGATGAAGAGGCGTTTTTCCAGTATCTTGATAGGCTCAGCGACGATCTTGATAGCGCATTAAATTTAAAGATCACAAAGAAGCAAAATCTGCTAAATTTACTACTTTCTAAATTTTCATCAAACGCCCTAAAAGCTAGGATCGAGCTAAAATTTAGTGAGGTGGCAAACAAGCAAAATGCCCTAACAAACGCCGTGCAAAGAAAGCTCTTGCTTCTTAGCTCAGCTCTTGGCTCGCTTGAGAAGGCTTATGAGATGAGGGAGCTCTTTTTTGAGAGCACAAAGGGGCTTATCGAGGTTAGAAAAGATGGCAAGAGGGCTGATCTTAGGGATTTAAATTTGAATGATGAGATCGAGCTTATCTCGCAAAACACACATAAAAAAGCAATTATCAAGGAGTAA
- a CDS encoding CHAD domain-containing protein, with protein MGLEIERKFLLKNSQILDFLKEAGVVFKHLEISQFYTKITQNEEIRFRSEEDKFIKTIKVGKDLIREENEEFCEKAEFKKALKNRIGHVITKDRYIFRLNNNPCNIDVFKDSLNGLCTFEIEFSDENEAVYFKLPPFLEQFCQADVTCDKRYKNKFLAIHANENEQIDYKRAYNVFKNKEISPNFAANLKSGEALRALFLNIFKEIKRLKSDYLQDHDEEILHNLRVNLRKVRSLLKIFNGVFDEKVTLFFGENFKILANSTNKKRDLDIFLGFLSEQKHANELIYFVQKALNLEYENVKSYLSDEENYAFLKEWEIFLNEGEFYRSKLFDVSLSRLGSFKLRTLLVLAQKRLKSLDQDCPNESFHKIRIELKKVRYTYEFLSEIFYFDGLKKYEERLKDMQEIFGALQDYDVWLGILERLPEAAGKEKLESKIYKQIYKTREEILKKRLKFIKATRKISRNLKIYYI; from the coding sequence GTGGGTTTGGAGATAGAGCGTAAATTTTTACTCAAAAATTCTCAAATTCTAGATTTTCTAAAAGAGGCTGGAGTAGTTTTTAAGCACCTTGAAATTTCTCAGTTTTACACCAAGATCACGCAAAATGAAGAGATCCGCTTCAGAAGCGAAGAGGATAAATTTATAAAAACGATCAAGGTTGGCAAAGATCTTATAAGAGAAGAAAACGAGGAATTTTGCGAAAAGGCGGAGTTTAAAAAGGCTCTAAAAAACCGCATCGGGCATGTCATCACAAAAGATAGATACATTTTTCGGCTAAACAACAATCCCTGCAACATCGATGTTTTTAAAGATAGCTTAAATGGACTTTGCACGTTCGAAATCGAATTTAGTGATGAAAACGAGGCTGTCTATTTTAAGTTGCCACCATTTTTGGAGCAGTTTTGCCAAGCTGATGTCACCTGCGATAAAAGATATAAAAACAAATTTCTTGCCATTCACGCAAACGAAAATGAACAAATCGACTATAAAAGAGCCTACAATGTCTTTAAAAACAAAGAAATTTCGCCAAATTTTGCTGCAAATTTAAAAAGTGGCGAGGCGCTTAGAGCTTTGTTTTTAAACATCTTTAAAGAGATAAAGAGGCTAAAGAGCGACTATCTGCAAGATCACGACGAAGAAATTTTGCACAACCTGCGAGTAAATTTAAGAAAAGTTAGATCGCTACTTAAAATTTTTAACGGCGTTTTTGATGAAAAAGTGACGCTCTTTTTTGGAGAGAATTTTAAAATTTTGGCAAACTCAACCAACAAAAAGCGAGACTTAGACATATTTTTAGGCTTTTTAAGTGAGCAAAAGCATGCAAATGAGCTAATTTACTTTGTGCAAAAGGCTCTAAATTTAGAGTATGAAAACGTTAAAAGCTATCTTAGCGATGAGGAAAACTACGCATTTTTAAAAGAGTGGGAGATATTTTTAAACGAGGGCGAGTTTTATAGATCAAAGCTCTTTGACGTAAGCCTTTCGCGACTTGGCTCGTTTAAGCTAAGAACGCTTCTAGTTTTGGCACAAAAGAGGCTAAAAAGCCTAGATCAAGACTGCCCAAACGAGAGCTTTCACAAGATCAGGATCGAGCTTAAAAAGGTGAGATACACTTACGAGTTTTTGAGTGAGATTTTTTATTTTGACGGGCTTAAAAAGTATGAAGAGCGGCTAAAAGATATGCAAGAGATCTTTGGTGCGCTTCAAGACTATGATGTCTGGCTTGGCATCTTAGAGCGCTTGCCAGAGGCTGCTGGTAAAGAAAAACTTGAGAGTAAAATCTACAAACAAATTTACAAAACCAGAGAAGAGATACTAAAAAAACGGCTTAAATTTATAAAAGCAACTCGCAAGATCTCGCGAAATTTAAAAATTTACTACATATAA
- a CDS encoding class I SAM-dependent methyltransferase, translated as MNKAKKAYDEIPYFSAAFSDCSPIRIEAVAKFLGLKVANLKDARVLELGSSYGGNILPFAASHKEAKVVGIDISSHQVEEGNKIAKKMGLKNFTLLERDFLHMNEHDIKELGEFDYIIAHGVYSWVSPNVRDALLATIKALLSKDGIAYVSYNTYPGWKSLDILRDFMLFASAGKESKEALSHVKDELNFLQDYLKFSLQNQSDVVYKDSMKLLLTQLNFLQGIIAKGSDYYILHDFLEASNEPTYFHKFARHIDKHGLCYVIDASLNDIFASSTGIYRFDAHIEQSYNTRIKKEQLNDFLFNRSFRKSLIAHKERLGGADDFDAVLGESELDRIYFTYFSEQPRTKTQEILSKAYPQSLNLSGVKAALGESEGEAFMGLLEILNDQNTKISSSKLAALAYKPKKTRLKPRAAAYLGYFLEASSPVISLANELNGKLSLSVEEIKAALKFDGKASLKEIAKSVNLSEDELKELAFKLSEAYFFEEI; from the coding sequence ATGAACAAGGCAAAAAAAGCTTACGACGAAATTCCTTATTTCTCAGCTGCATTTAGCGACTGCTCGCCCATTAGGATAGAGGCGGTGGCTAAATTTCTTGGGCTAAAGGTGGCAAATTTAAAAGATGCTAGAGTGCTTGAACTTGGCTCATCATACGGCGGCAATATCTTGCCATTTGCAGCTTCTCACAAAGAGGCAAAGGTCGTTGGTATCGACATCTCAAGCCACCAAGTAGAAGAGGGCAACAAGATCGCAAAGAAGATGGGTTTAAAAAATTTCACCCTTCTTGAGCGTGACTTTTTGCACATGAATGAGCACGACATAAAAGAGCTTGGCGAGTTTGACTACATCATCGCTCACGGCGTTTATAGCTGGGTGAGCCCAAACGTAAGAGACGCGCTGCTAGCTACGATAAAAGCGCTACTTAGCAAAGATGGCATCGCCTACGTCTCATATAACACCTACCCAGGCTGGAAGAGCCTTGATATCTTAAGAGACTTCATGCTCTTTGCAAGCGCTGGCAAGGAGAGCAAAGAAGCACTTTCTCACGTCAAAGATGAGCTAAATTTCTTGCAGGATTATTTGAAATTTAGCCTGCAAAACCAAAGCGACGTCGTCTATAAAGATAGTATGAAGCTACTTTTGACACAGCTAAATTTCTTGCAAGGCATCATCGCAAAGGGGAGTGATTATTACATTTTGCACGACTTTTTGGAAGCGAGCAACGAGCCAACTTACTTTCATAAATTTGCTAGGCACATCGATAAACACGGGCTTTGCTACGTCATAGACGCCTCACTAAATGATATCTTTGCAAGCTCGACTGGGATATATCGCTTTGACGCGCACATCGAGCAAAGCTACAACACTCGCATCAAAAAAGAGCAGCTAAACGACTTTTTGTTTAATAGATCTTTTAGAAAGAGTCTCATCGCGCACAAAGAAAGGCTTGGTGGCGCTGATGACTTTGACGCGGTGCTTGGAGAGAGCGAGCTTGATAGGATTTATTTTACCTACTTTAGCGAGCAGCCAAGGACAAAAACGCAAGAAATTTTAAGCAAAGCCTATCCGCAAAGTCTAAATTTAAGTGGAGTAAAGGCCGCACTTGGTGAGAGCGAGGGCGAAGCCTTTATGGGGCTACTTGAAATTTTAAACGATCAAAACACCAAAATTTCATCCTCAAAGCTTGCTGCACTTGCTTATAAGCCTAAAAAAACTAGGCTAAAGCCTAGAGCTGCGGCCTATCTTGGGTATTTTTTGGAGGCTAGCTCACCAGTCATATCTTTGGCAAACGAGCTAAATGGCAAGCTTAGTTTAAGCGTTGAAGAGATCAAGGCTGCATTGAAATTTGACGGCAAGGCCAGCCTTAAAGAGATCGCAAAGAGCGTAAATTTAAGCGAAGATGAGCTAAAAGAGCTTGCTTTTAAACTAAGCGAAGCTTACTTTTTCGAAGAAATTTAA
- the ubiE gene encoding bifunctional demethylmenaquinone methyltransferase/2-methoxy-6-polyprenyl-1,4-benzoquinol methylase UbiE, translating to MQKQEKIVDMFNQIAPTYDVANRVLSLGVDVSWRKFACRYMLEIFKNKSINIVDVACGTGDMMGLWSEISKEFGVEVKSLTGIDPSSGMLKEARAKFPNFKFIEAYADNTTLASGEAQILSISYGIRNVVERKAALREFNRVLADGGYVVVLEFTKRQKKGFITALRDFYLSKILPSIGGFISKNKEAYEYLPSSIENFLDAKSFCDELVEAGFEIELCKGFSMDISTLFIAKKVKEINA from the coding sequence ATGCAAAAACAAGAAAAAATAGTTGATATGTTTAACCAGATCGCTCCGACTTACGACGTCGCAAACAGGGTGCTAAGCCTTGGCGTGGATGTGAGTTGGAGGAAATTTGCTTGCAGATATATGCTAGAAATTTTTAAAAATAAAAGCATAAATATCGTGGATGTGGCTTGTGGCACTGGCGATATGATGGGGCTTTGGAGTGAAATTTCAAAAGAATTTGGCGTAGAGGTGAAAAGCCTTACTGGCATCGATCCATCAAGTGGCATGCTAAAAGAGGCGAGGGCGAAATTTCCAAATTTTAAATTTATAGAGGCCTACGCTGACAATACAACGCTTGCAAGCGGCGAGGCTCAAATTTTAAGTATAAGCTACGGCATAAGAAACGTGGTCGAGCGAAAGGCTGCGCTTAGGGAGTTTAACAGGGTCTTGGCTGATGGCGGATACGTCGTCGTGCTTGAATTTACCAAACGCCAGAAAAAGGGCTTTATAACTGCGCTAAGAGATTTTTACCTAAGTAAAATTTTGCCAAGTATCGGCGGCTTTATCTCGAAAAACAAAGAGGCATACGAGTATCTGCCAAGCTCGATCGAAAATTTCTTAGACGCAAAGAGTTTTTGCGACGAGCTAGTTGAAGCTGGCTTTGAGATAGAGCTTTGCAAGGGCTTTAGCATGGATATCTCGACGCTATTTATCGCTAAAAAGGTCAAAGAGATCAATGCTTAG